The following proteins come from a genomic window of Bradyrhizobium paxllaeri:
- a CDS encoding glycosyltransferase family 4 protein gives MPVVDGQPLRILHATRAPVGGIFRHILDLANGQADRGHHVGIIADSLTGGERAEQALAEIAPRLKLGVHRTAIRREPLPTDVVVWARFQRMIRELKPDVLHGHGAKAGTFMRLRTASRDRIRVYTPHGGSLHYPLSTLKGNIYARVERALMNDTDLFLFESAFARNTYQRTIGTPKGLVRCVFNGVTASEFDPVTKAEDATDLIYVGEFRHIKGADLLIDAVARLRAGGRQVTLTLAGDGEESESLKARVQELGLGDAVRFIGHVKARYGFSKGSLLVVPSRGDSMPYVVIEAAAAGIPMVAAKIGGIPEIFGEHGDALFAPSNAAAMADAIKAALEDPSATEARAQSLRERIFMHFSQKAMVEGVFAGYRDAFANR, from the coding sequence ATGCCTGTCGTTGACGGTCAGCCGCTTCGTATTCTGCACGCCACGCGTGCGCCGGTTGGCGGCATTTTTCGCCACATCCTCGACCTCGCCAACGGCCAGGCGGACCGCGGTCATCACGTCGGCATCATCGCCGACAGCCTCACCGGCGGCGAACGCGCCGAACAGGCGCTGGCGGAAATCGCCCCGCGTCTCAAGCTCGGCGTTCACCGCACCGCCATTCGCCGCGAACCGCTTCCGACCGATGTTGTGGTATGGGCCCGGTTCCAGCGCATGATCCGCGAACTGAAACCGGACGTGCTGCATGGTCACGGCGCCAAGGCGGGGACCTTCATGCGCTTGAGGACCGCGTCCCGCGACAGGATCCGGGTCTACACCCCGCATGGCGGTTCGCTGCACTATCCGCTGTCGACGCTGAAGGGCAACATCTACGCCCGCGTCGAGCGCGCGCTGATGAACGATACCGACCTGTTCCTGTTCGAAAGCGCGTTCGCGCGGAACACCTATCAACGCACCATCGGCACACCGAAGGGACTGGTGCGATGCGTGTTCAACGGCGTCACTGCCAGTGAATTCGATCCCGTCACCAAAGCCGAGGACGCCACCGACCTGATCTATGTCGGCGAGTTCCGGCACATCAAGGGCGCCGACCTCCTGATCGACGCGGTGGCGCGGCTGCGCGCCGGCGGTCGGCAGGTGACGCTCACGCTCGCCGGTGACGGCGAGGAAAGCGAAAGCCTGAAAGCCCGGGTGCAGGAACTCGGCCTCGGCGACGCCGTGCGGTTCATCGGCCACGTCAAGGCGCGCTACGGATTCTCCAAGGGCTCGCTGCTGGTGGTTCCCTCCCGCGGCGATTCGATGCCCTATGTCGTGATCGAGGCGGCGGCTGCCGGCATTCCGATGGTCGCCGCCAAGATCGGCGGCATTCCCGAGATTTTCGGCGAGCATGGCGACGCCCTGTTCGCGCCCAGCAACGCTGCGGCGATGGCCGATGCCATTAAAGCCGCGCTGGAGGATCCGTCTGCGACCGAGGCGCGGGCCCAATCGCTGCGCGAACGAATCTTCATGCATTTTTCGCAGAAGGCGATGGTCGAGGGAGTTTTTGCCGGCTACCGTGACGCGTTTGCCAATCGTTAA
- a CDS encoding saccharopine dehydrogenase family protein encodes MSSSKFDIVVYGATGFTGQLVAEYLAERYTGDATLKWAMAGRSKDKLASVRDAIGAPKDTPLIVADAGDPASLKAMVGQARCVISTVGPYQLYGNELIAACVEVGTDYVDLCGEPIWMRQMIDKHEAAAKASGARIVFSCGFDSVPFELGAFFVQEEAKRAFGAPALRVKGRVRNMRGTLSGGTAASAKATFDAVAKDLSLVAILNDPFALTPGFTGPKQPRGNKPAYEEDMQSWTAPFMMALINTRNVHRSNMLMGFPYGRDFIYDEMVLTGPGEKGEANAKLVMAANTEKTGPNAPKPGEGPSKEERENGLYDLLYVAIAPDGRQVRAAVKGDRDPGYGSTSKMISECAICLLRDTPDVPAGFWTPGAAMQHKLIKRLVDHAGLTFTVES; translated from the coding sequence ATGTCTTCGTCGAAATTCGACATCGTCGTCTACGGCGCCACCGGCTTCACCGGCCAGCTCGTCGCCGAATATCTCGCCGAGCGTTACACGGGCGACGCGACGCTGAAATGGGCGATGGCCGGGCGCAGCAAGGACAAGCTCGCTTCCGTCCGTGACGCGATCGGTGCGCCCAAGGATACGCCGCTGATCGTGGCCGATGCCGGCGATCCCGCGTCGCTGAAGGCGATGGTCGGCCAGGCGAGGTGCGTCATCAGCACGGTCGGTCCGTACCAACTCTACGGTAACGAACTGATCGCAGCCTGCGTCGAGGTCGGCACCGACTATGTCGATCTCTGCGGCGAGCCGATCTGGATGCGTCAGATGATCGACAAGCACGAGGCCGCGGCGAAGGCGAGCGGTGCGCGCATCGTGTTTTCCTGCGGATTCGATTCCGTGCCGTTCGAACTCGGCGCGTTCTTCGTGCAAGAGGAGGCGAAGCGCGCGTTCGGCGCGCCGGCACTGCGCGTCAAGGGCCGCGTGCGCAACATGCGCGGCACGCTTTCCGGCGGCACGGCGGCGAGCGCCAAGGCGACCTTCGACGCGGTCGCCAAAGATCTCAGCCTGGTCGCCATCCTCAATGATCCATTCGCGCTGACGCCGGGCTTCACCGGCCCGAAGCAGCCGCGCGGTAACAAGCCCGCTTACGAAGAAGACATGCAATCCTGGACGGCGCCGTTCATGATGGCCCTGATCAACACGCGCAACGTCCACCGCTCCAACATGCTGATGGGCTTCCCGTACGGCCGCGACTTCATCTATGACGAGATGGTGCTGACCGGGCCCGGCGAGAAGGGCGAGGCCAACGCCAAGCTGGTGATGGCGGCCAACACCGAAAAGACCGGCCCCAACGCGCCGAAGCCAGGCGAGGGGCCGTCAAAGGAAGAGCGCGAGAACGGGCTCTACGATCTGCTTTATGTCGCGATTGCGCCCGACGGCCGGCAGGTCCGCGCCGCGGTGAAGGGCGATCGCGATCCCGGCTACGGCTCGACCTCGAAGATGATTTCCGAATGCGCGATCTGCCTGCTGCGCGATACGCCTGACGTGCCGGCCGGCTTCTGGACGCCGGGCGCAGCGATGCAGCACAAGCTGATCAAGCGCCTGGTCGATCACGCGGGCCTGACGTTCACGGTTGAATCGTAG
- a CDS encoding GNAT family N-acetyltransferase: protein MTMAAAIEDRTADRDAWSKAGRIASIDIVRDLTAAETIWRNLEAAQTSFTPYQRFDFLSSWQRQVGAREGLVPFIVIAYDAERRPLLLLPLTMRQAYGARCASFMGGKHSTFNMALFDRDFAASATQVDLEGLMSAISQRSEADVLALHQQPVSWRDLPNPLALLPHQPSANDCPLLVMEPGAAPAALVSNSFRRRLKGKERKLQSLPGYRSHIASSEADIIRLLDWFFRVKPQRMAEQKLPNVFADPGIEDFIRSACTAPLPGGRHAIDIHALECDEEVIAIFAGVADGHRFSMMFNTYTMSANSKYSPGLILMRDIIDHYAGQGYRALDLGIGSDDYKRLFCKSDEPIFDSFIPLSQRGKLAAGVMSGVNRTKRLVKHNPALLEMAQKLRNAFS, encoded by the coding sequence ATGACCATGGCTGCCGCGATTGAAGACCGCACGGCGGATCGAGATGCGTGGTCGAAGGCAGGCCGCATTGCCAGCATAGATATCGTTCGCGACCTGACCGCGGCGGAAACTATCTGGCGCAACCTGGAAGCCGCGCAAACCTCGTTCACGCCATATCAGCGCTTCGATTTCCTCAGTTCCTGGCAGCGGCAGGTTGGCGCGCGTGAAGGTCTCGTTCCCTTCATCGTGATTGCCTACGACGCCGAGCGTCGTCCGCTGCTGCTGCTGCCGCTCACGATGAGGCAGGCCTATGGCGCGCGCTGCGCCAGTTTCATGGGCGGCAAGCATTCGACCTTCAACATGGCGCTGTTCGATCGCGATTTCGCCGCAAGCGCAACGCAAGTTGATCTGGAAGGCCTGATGTCGGCGATATCGCAGCGATCCGAAGCCGACGTCCTCGCGCTGCATCAGCAACCGGTAAGTTGGCGCGATCTGCCCAATCCGCTCGCCTTGCTGCCGCACCAGCCGTCCGCCAATGATTGCCCGCTGCTGGTGATGGAGCCTGGCGCCGCGCCTGCGGCGCTGGTCAGCAACTCGTTCCGCCGCCGCCTCAAGGGTAAGGAACGCAAGCTGCAGTCCCTGCCTGGCTACCGCAGTCATATTGCTTCGTCGGAAGCCGACATCATCCGGCTGCTCGACTGGTTCTTCCGCGTCAAGCCGCAGCGGATGGCCGAACAGAAGCTGCCGAACGTGTTCGCCGATCCCGGCATTGAAGATTTCATTCGCAGCGCCTGCACGGCGCCGCTTCCCGGCGGCAGGCACGCCATCGATATCCACGCGCTGGAATGCGACGAGGAAGTGATCGCGATCTTCGCCGGCGTCGCCGACGGCCATCGCTTCTCGATGATGTTCAATACCTACACGATGTCGGCGAATTCGAAATACAGCCCCGGCCTGATCCTGATGCGCGACATCATCGATCACTACGCCGGACAGGGCTATCGTGCCCTCGATCTCGGAATCGGATCGGACGACTACAAACGACTGTTCTGCAAGAGCGACGAGCCGATCTTCGACAGCTTCATTCCGCTGAGCCAGCGCGGCAAGCTTGCTGCCGGCGTGATGTCGGGCGTGAACCGCACCAAGCGGCTGGTGAAGCACAATCCGGCGCTGCTGGAGATGGCGCAGAAGCTGCGCAATGCGTTCAGTTAG
- a CDS encoding GumC family protein, with product MRLAFWRAGKDKPVVQRAVTKPVPAARKPVAASYSGDLDLHALGQALLRKRGWIIIPTVLALVLSLVAVNMITPRFKSEVRILVDGRENVFLRPTGERNEERSALDAEAVTSQVQLVQSRDLAREIIRKNKLAELPEFDPVLRGFSPIKSLLTLVGIGRDPFSLTPEERVLEAYYERFTAYVVDKSRVIVVEFQSRDPELAARVANSIAEGYLVLQQDARQQQAKSAGQWLSGEIEQLRKKVAESESRVEDFRSKSSLFVGTNNTTLSNQQMGEINTQLNNARALKSDAESKARLIREMLQSGQPIEASEVLNSELIRRLSEQRVTLRAQLAEQSSTLLGGHPRIKELKAQLADLDRQLREEAGKVSRSLDNDARIAGGRVEGLMNSLDQLKKQASSNNGQDVQLRALEREAKAQRDLLETYLAKYREAAARENIEAAPADGRIISRATVSNTPAYPKKLPIVLIATLATLLLTSGAIATGELLRMTAPRPRDAVVPEVAREIAPDIVMAPTPEPVRAPAIAPELPIEGDHLLEPVLHEPRVDAPRMNVAAAAADGEIEQLADALVDAGAATRKVTVLGSASSESITLTALTLARLMAQQAKVVVVDLVALSPAIVAASADPVAPGLAELMQGEASFTQIITKDRQSRAHLVSAGRPGFDRAQLQSPRLTLAIDALLRVYDHVVLDAGTASDLPAELLTSRARAIVVPDASMAQDARASMCDQLRAVGFSEVTMLSKPCQPSDAVEPSPRVVAA from the coding sequence ATGCGTTTGGCGTTCTGGCGTGCAGGCAAGGATAAGCCGGTGGTGCAGCGGGCGGTAACAAAGCCTGTGCCGGCGGCTCGAAAGCCTGTCGCCGCATCCTATTCCGGCGATCTCGATCTGCATGCGCTTGGTCAGGCGCTGCTGCGCAAGCGAGGCTGGATCATTATCCCGACGGTGCTGGCGCTCGTATTGTCGCTTGTCGCCGTCAATATGATTACCCCTCGGTTCAAGTCGGAAGTGCGCATCCTGGTCGACGGCCGCGAGAACGTGTTCCTGCGGCCGACCGGAGAACGCAACGAGGAGCGCAGCGCGCTCGACGCTGAAGCGGTGACCAGCCAGGTGCAACTCGTGCAGTCGCGCGACCTTGCCCGCGAGATCATCAGGAAGAACAAGCTTGCCGAACTCCCCGAATTCGATCCGGTGTTGCGCGGTTTTTCGCCGATCAAGTCGCTGCTGACTCTGGTCGGCATCGGCCGCGACCCGTTCTCGCTGACGCCGGAAGAGCGGGTGCTGGAAGCCTATTACGAGCGCTTCACGGCCTATGTGGTCGACAAATCCCGCGTCATCGTCGTCGAATTCCAGTCGCGCGATCCCGAACTCGCAGCACGCGTCGCCAATTCGATCGCGGAAGGGTATCTGGTGTTGCAGCAGGACGCGCGGCAGCAGCAGGCGAAGTCGGCCGGGCAGTGGCTGTCGGGTGAAATCGAACAGCTGCGCAAGAAGGTGGCCGAATCCGAATCCCGCGTCGAGGACTTCCGCTCCAAGTCCAGTCTCTTTGTCGGCACCAACAACACCACGCTGTCCAATCAGCAGATGGGCGAGATCAATACGCAGTTGAACAACGCCCGCGCATTGAAGTCGGACGCGGAGTCCAAGGCCCGGCTGATCCGGGAGATGCTGCAAAGCGGCCAGCCGATCGAGGCGTCCGAGGTGCTCAATTCCGAACTGATCCGCAGGCTCTCCGAGCAGCGGGTAACGCTGCGCGCCCAGCTTGCCGAGCAATCGTCGACGCTGCTTGGCGGCCATCCGCGCATCAAGGAGTTGAAGGCGCAGCTCGCCGATCTCGATCGCCAACTGCGCGAGGAGGCGGGCAAGGTGTCGCGCTCGCTGGACAATGATGCGCGCATTGCCGGGGGCCGGGTCGAGGGCCTGATGAACAGTCTCGACCAATTGAAGAAGCAAGCCTCCTCCAACAACGGCCAGGACGTGCAGCTCCGCGCGCTCGAGCGCGAGGCCAAGGCGCAGCGCGACCTCCTGGAAACCTATCTCGCCAAATACCGCGAAGCCGCCGCCCGCGAGAATATCGAGGCGGCCCCGGCCGATGGCCGCATCATCTCCCGCGCCACCGTTTCCAACACGCCGGCCTATCCGAAGAAGCTGCCGATCGTGCTGATCGCGACGCTGGCGACCTTGCTGCTGACGTCAGGTGCGATTGCGACCGGCGAATTGCTGCGCATGACCGCGCCGCGGCCGCGCGATGCGGTCGTGCCGGAGGTTGCGCGCGAGATTGCGCCCGACATCGTCATGGCTCCAACGCCGGAACCGGTGCGTGCGCCGGCCATCGCGCCGGAGCTTCCCATCGAGGGAGACCACCTTCTCGAGCCTGTGTTGCACGAGCCTCGCGTAGACGCTCCCCGCATGAATGTTGCGGCGGCGGCAGCGGACGGCGAGATCGAGCAGCTGGCCGATGCGCTGGTTGACGCCGGCGCCGCGACGCGGAAGGTGACCGTGCTCGGCAGCGCATCGAGCGAGAGCATCACGCTGACTGCGTTGACGCTGGCGCGGCTGATGGCGCAGCAGGCGAAAGTCGTGGTCGTCGATCTCGTCGCGTTGTCGCCGGCAATCGTGGCAGCGTCGGCCGATCCGGTCGCGCCCGGGCTCGCCGAACTGATGCAGGGCGAAGCCTCGTTCACGCAGATCATCACCAAGGACCGGCAGTCGCGCGCGCATCTCGTCAGCGCCGGACGCCCGGGCTTCGACCGCGCGCAGCTCCAGTCGCCGCGGCTGACGCTGGCGATCGACGCGCTGCTGCGGGTTTATGACCATGTCGTTCTGGATGCAGGCACCGCCTCCGATCTGCCGGCCGAATTGCTGACGTCGCGGGCGCGGGCGATCGTGGTGCCCGACGCATCGATGGCGCAGGACGCGCGCGCGTCGATGTGCGATCAGCTCAGGGCGGTCGGCTTCTCCGAGGTGACGATGCTGAGCAAGCCGTGCCAGCCGTCGGACGCCGTCGAGCCGAGCCCGCGCGTGGTCGCGGCATAA
- a CDS encoding MarR family winged helix-turn-helix transcriptional regulator, whose amino-acid sequence MQELEHALRRSSAQGVIFGQTVANTVGISGSDLECLDFLNLEGRVTAGRLAEVTGLTTGAITGVVDRLEKAGLVRRERDPADRRKVFIAIVPENLARIGRFYEHMHRGMVKLWESYSDAELKLLLEFATRGYETMLAATEELKSMVEAPKPKPAKKGKRS is encoded by the coding sequence ATGCAGGAACTCGAACACGCGCTGCGGCGCTCGTCGGCGCAGGGCGTCATTTTCGGGCAAACGGTGGCCAATACGGTCGGAATTTCAGGCTCCGACCTCGAATGTCTCGACTTCCTCAACCTGGAAGGCCGGGTGACGGCCGGGCGGCTCGCCGAGGTGACCGGGTTGACCACCGGCGCCATTACCGGCGTCGTCGACCGGCTGGAGAAAGCGGGCCTTGTCCGCCGCGAGCGTGATCCTGCCGATCGCCGCAAGGTGTTCATCGCCATCGTGCCGGAGAACCTCGCCAGGATCGGGCGGTTCTACGAACACATGCATCGCGGCATGGTCAAACTCTGGGAGTCCTATTCGGACGCCGAGTTGAAATTGCTGCTGGAGTTCGCGACCAGGGGCTATGAGACGATGCTTGCGGCGACCGAAGAACTGAAGTCGATGGTCGAGGCGCCGAAGCCAAAGCCCGCAAAGAAGGGCAAGCGGTCCTAG
- a CDS encoding O-antigen ligase family protein: MAYAATAGDSLSSTTAAPGVLALQRALVWLVGASGAIVFIEPSPYELATLAATVVFFATGLRMRLVFVPLLLLLFLVNIGYSISAVAVMDRPNVPNWIATSWYMAITVILFAMVISEDTTVRLDMLRRGLVVGAVIASLAGIAGYFNLVPGGRDLLTLYDRARGTFKDPNVYGAFLILPALLALQSVVTDKIGKALRSAMAFGIISLAILLSFSRAAWGQLIVTAAVMLALMVLTSRSQAQRSRIIVIALVAAVIAAALVAVLLSLDSVAQLFKQRASFDQSYDGGRFGRFGRHVLGAEMALGLPFGIGPLQFNRFFPEDTHNSYLNAFMSGGWLSGVCYPALVFVTVLTSFRYVFVRVPWQPIYLAIFAAFLGTVGESFIIDTDHWRHFWLMLGTMWGMFVAAERWNADNDPVLMAAAKPS, encoded by the coding sequence ATGGCGTATGCGGCGACAGCCGGGGATTCCCTATCATCGACGACGGCCGCGCCCGGCGTGCTGGCGCTGCAGCGCGCGCTGGTGTGGCTGGTCGGGGCATCCGGCGCCATCGTCTTCATTGAACCTTCGCCCTATGAGCTGGCGACGCTTGCCGCCACCGTGGTCTTCTTCGCAACCGGCTTGCGGATGCGGCTGGTGTTCGTGCCGCTGCTGCTGCTCCTGTTCCTGGTCAATATCGGCTACAGCATCAGCGCGGTCGCCGTCATGGACCGTCCCAATGTCCCAAACTGGATCGCGACCTCCTGGTACATGGCGATCACGGTCATCCTCTTCGCGATGGTCATCTCGGAGGACACGACAGTGCGGCTCGACATGCTCCGTCGCGGCCTGGTCGTCGGCGCTGTGATTGCGTCGCTCGCGGGCATCGCCGGCTACTTCAATCTCGTCCCCGGCGGGCGCGACCTGCTGACGCTGTATGACCGCGCCCGCGGCACGTTCAAGGATCCCAACGTGTACGGCGCGTTCCTGATCCTGCCGGCGCTGCTCGCGCTGCAAAGCGTCGTCACGGACAAGATCGGTAAGGCGCTCCGCAGCGCGATGGCGTTCGGCATCATATCGCTGGCTATCCTGCTTTCGTTTTCGCGCGCCGCCTGGGGCCAACTGATTGTTACGGCCGCCGTTATGCTCGCGCTGATGGTGCTGACCAGCCGTTCGCAGGCGCAGCGCTCCCGGATCATCGTAATCGCGCTCGTCGCCGCCGTCATCGCGGCGGCGCTGGTCGCAGTGCTGCTATCGCTCGATTCGGTCGCGCAGCTATTCAAGCAGCGCGCCAGCTTCGATCAGAGCTACGACGGAGGCCGCTTCGGCCGTTTCGGCCGGCATGTCCTCGGCGCCGAGATGGCGCTTGGGCTGCCATTCGGCATCGGCCCGCTGCAGTTCAACCGCTTCTTTCCCGAAGACACCCACAATTCCTACCTGAACGCGTTCATGTCGGGCGGCTGGCTCTCCGGCGTCTGCTATCCGGCGCTGGTCTTCGTCACGGTGCTGACGAGCTTCCGCTACGTCTTCGTCCGCGTGCCCTGGCAGCCGATCTATCTGGCCATCTTCGCGGCCTTCCTCGGCACGGTCGGCGAGAGCTTCATCATCGATACCGACCACTGGCGGCATTTCTGGCTGATGCTGGGCACGATGTGGGGCATGTTCGTCGCGGCCGAACGCTGGAATGCCGACAACGATCCGGTACTCATGGCGGCCGCGAAACCGTCCTAG
- a CDS encoding FAD-dependent oxidoreductase: MSGRPTGRPKALVIGGGIAGPVTAIFLKKAGIGAELFEAWPYSTGIGGGLQIAPNGMHVLAEIGLADEMIRRGSIAESFDFHSQSGARLCSVNQNMRQRFGQPAVNMCRATLNEMLINKAWCENVELRFEKRLVAIEDRADRPVVAHFADGTMAEGDFVIGADGVHSAVRAHVIPDGPKPFDTGLIGFGGFVPRTAIADAPIGQRVVTTFGQSGFFGYGFCSSDENDSVMWWSTQPSSHRVDATAFRAMSQDAIKRHLLDFHAGWHDPIPRILDAAENIVVTATLDVATLPTWSRQRTLLIGDAAHATSPHAGQGASLALEDAMRLGRLMQDKQELGLTFQRFETERRPRAEKIVALARRNGNSKREFSATGAWIRDRMLKLLLPITAKGMDWMYAYDPRAA; this comes from the coding sequence ATGAGCGGACGCCCCACAGGACGACCCAAGGCGCTAGTCATCGGCGGCGGCATCGCAGGGCCAGTGACGGCGATCTTCCTGAAGAAGGCCGGCATCGGCGCCGAGCTGTTCGAGGCGTGGCCCTATTCGACCGGCATCGGAGGTGGCCTGCAGATCGCGCCGAACGGCATGCATGTGCTGGCCGAGATCGGCTTGGCCGATGAGATGATCCGTCGCGGATCGATCGCGGAATCCTTCGATTTCCATTCCCAATCCGGCGCCCGCCTCTGTTCGGTCAACCAGAACATGCGGCAGCGCTTCGGCCAGCCGGCAGTGAACATGTGCCGCGCCACGCTGAACGAAATGCTGATCAACAAGGCCTGGTGCGAGAACGTTGAACTGCGTTTCGAGAAGCGGCTGGTCGCCATCGAGGATCGCGCCGACAGGCCGGTGGTTGCGCATTTCGCCGACGGCACCATGGCCGAGGGCGATTTCGTGATCGGGGCCGATGGCGTGCACTCGGCGGTGCGGGCGCATGTGATTCCGGATGGCCCAAAACCGTTCGACACCGGGCTGATCGGCTTCGGTGGCTTCGTCCCGCGCACGGCGATCGCAGATGCGCCGATCGGCCAACGCGTGGTGACGACCTTTGGGCAGAGCGGTTTCTTCGGCTACGGCTTTTGCAGCTCCGATGAGAACGACAGCGTGATGTGGTGGAGCACCCAGCCTTCTTCGCACCGCGTCGACGCGACGGCGTTTCGCGCCATGAGCCAGGACGCGATCAAGCGGCATTTGCTCGATTTCCATGCCGGCTGGCACGATCCGATACCGCGGATTCTGGACGCGGCCGAAAATATCGTGGTGACGGCGACGCTCGACGTTGCGACGCTGCCGACATGGTCGCGCCAGCGCACGCTCCTGATCGGCGACGCCGCGCACGCCACCAGCCCGCACGCCGGCCAGGGCGCCTCGCTCGCGCTCGAAGACGCCATGCGGCTCGGCCGGCTGATGCAGGACAAGCAGGAGCTTGGCCTGACCTTCCAGCGATTCGAGACCGAACGCCGCCCCCGCGCCGAGAAGATCGTCGCGCTGGCCCGCCGCAACGGCAACAGCAAGCGCGAGTTCAGCGCCACCGGCGCATGGATTCGCGATCGTATGTTGAAGCTGCTGTTGCCGATCACGGCCAAGGGAATGGACTGGATGTACGCTTACGATCCGCGGGCGGCGTAG
- a CDS encoding undecaprenyl-phosphate glucose phosphotransferase yields MLDAAATASADRPPVERRRRLSPAALAVANQKVGRAYSPIVIAGVVRAIDFAMLGAIGIALYFGYAVPLSGFYWEFLAAIFGVAATAVICFQAADIYQVQLFRGHLRQMTRMISSWAFVFLLFIGASFIVKLGSEISRLWLTAFFLTGLTALLAQRLVLRSLVRSWARQGRLDRRTIIVGADQNGEELVQALKTQDDSDIEVLGVFDDRNDDRAMDTCAGSPKLGKVDDIVEFARRTRIDLVLFALPISAETRILDMLKKLWVLPVDIRLSAHTNKLRFRPRSYSYLGEVPTLDVFEAPITDWDLVMKWLFDHVVGFVILVLALPVMGLVALAVKLDSPGPVLFRQKRFGFNNERIDVFKFRSMYHHQADPTASKVVTKNDPRVTRVGRFIRKTSLDELPQLFNVVFKSNLSLVGPRPHAVQGKLQSRLFDEAVDGYFARHRVKPGITGWAQINGWRGEVDTDEKIQKRVEFDLYYIENWSVLFDLYILLKTPIALMTKSENAY; encoded by the coding sequence ATGCTCGATGCCGCGGCGACCGCCAGCGCCGATCGGCCGCCGGTCGAACGGCGCCGGAGGTTGTCGCCGGCGGCGCTCGCCGTCGCCAATCAGAAAGTCGGCCGCGCCTATTCGCCGATCGTGATCGCAGGCGTGGTTCGCGCCATCGACTTCGCGATGCTCGGCGCGATCGGCATCGCGCTCTATTTCGGATATGCCGTCCCGCTCAGCGGTTTCTACTGGGAGTTTCTCGCGGCGATCTTCGGCGTGGCGGCAACGGCGGTGATCTGCTTCCAGGCCGCCGACATCTACCAGGTGCAGCTATTCCGCGGCCACCTTCGCCAGATGACCCGGATGATTTCATCCTGGGCGTTCGTGTTCCTGCTGTTCATCGGCGCCTCCTTCATCGTCAAGCTCGGCAGCGAGATTTCGCGGCTCTGGCTCACGGCGTTTTTCCTCACAGGTCTCACCGCGCTGCTGGCCCAGCGCCTGGTCCTGCGCTCGCTGGTGCGCAGCTGGGCGCGTCAGGGCCGGCTCGATCGCCGCACCATCATCGTGGGCGCGGACCAGAACGGCGAAGAGCTTGTCCAGGCGCTCAAGACCCAGGACGATTCCGATATCGAAGTGCTCGGCGTGTTCGACGACCGCAACGACGACCGCGCGATGGACACCTGCGCCGGCAGTCCGAAGCTCGGCAAAGTCGACGACATCGTCGAATTCGCCCGTCGCACCCGGATCGATCTCGTGCTGTTCGCGCTGCCGATCTCGGCCGAGACGCGCATTCTCGACATGCTGAAGAAGCTCTGGGTGCTGCCGGTGGATATCCGCCTTTCAGCGCATACCAACAAGCTGCGCTTCCGTCCCCGCTCCTATTCCTATCTCGGCGAGGTGCCGACGCTGGACGTGTTCGAGGCGCCGATCACCGACTGGGATCTGGTGATGAAGTGGCTGTTCGACCACGTCGTTGGCTTCGTCATCCTGGTGCTGGCGCTGCCGGTGATGGGCCTGGTCGCGCTCGCCGTCAAGCTCGACAGCCCCGGCCCGGTGCTGTTCCGCCAGAAGCGGTTCGGTTTCAACAATGAGCGCATCGACGTCTTCAAGTTCCGTTCGATGTATCACCATCAGGCCGACCCAACCGCTTCGAAGGTCGTGACCAAGAACGATCCGCGCGTCACCCGCGTCGGGCGATTCATCCGCAAGACCAGCCTCGACGAGCTGCCGCAGCTCTTCAACGTCGTGTTCAAGAGCAATTTGTCGCTGGTCGGCCCCCGGCCGCACGCCGTGCAGGGCAAGCTGCAGAGCCGACTGTTCGACGAGGCCGTCGACGGCTATTTCGCCCGCCACCGCGTCAAGCCGGGCATCACCGGCTGGGCGCAGATCAACGGCTGGCGCGGCGAGGTCGACACCGACGAGAAGATCCAGAAGCGCGTCGAGTTCGATCTCTATTACATCGAGAACTGGTCGGTGCTGTTCGATCTCTACATTCTCTTGAAGACGCCGATCGCGCTGATGACCAAGAGCGAGAACGCGTATTGA